The Streptomyces sp. ICC1 DNA window CGCGATCGCCCAGCCGTCCGGCTCCCGGCGAAGGCCGGCATGGAGCATGAGCAGCTCGCCGATGACGATGAAGGTGTCCAGGGTCGCCGGCCAGGCCCACTGGCGTATGGGGGAGACCGCCAGGCCGTGGCGTCCGGCGACCTCGGCCAGGTGCGCGTACGAGAGCCAGAACGCGGCAGCGGTCAGCACGAGGATGAATGCTCCCGCTACGACGAGGACGTACTTCCCGGCAGCCTGGGTGCTGGAGCGGGGGTGGGAGACGGGGGCGTTGTTGGTGCTCAGAAGGGTGCTCCGTGTGGGTTTCTGCGGAGGCGATCACGGCGTTCACGGAGGGGGCGTACACGCGAGCCCCCTTCTAAAGGGGGGCTCGCGCGTGAACGCTCTGGCACGTGTACGGCGTACGCGTGCGTGATCGTCTGACCTGCGGGTTTGTGTGAATCGTGTACGTCGGCGAAACCGTGTGGGCGGGGGCGTGCCCCGGGGGCGCGTGTACGCCCCCGTGCACGGTTCGCAGGCCCCGACCGCGGAGCTAGGAGACGGCGCCGATGTGCCTGACGGAGGCGCGGTAGCGGGCCTGCTGGCCGCCTCCGCTGCCGCCTGCGGCGCCTTCGGCCTTGACCGCGAGTCCGGTCTTGACGAGGCGGTCCAGGGTGCGACGGGCCTTCTCGGTGGCGGCGCGGTCGGGGTTGTTCTCGCCGCTCTGGATGAGGGCGAGTTCGCGGACGGTCAGTCCGTCGGGGCGCCCCCGGAGGATCTCGACGGGATCCAGCGCGGGGTCGACCCTGGTGGTGCCGCGCTCGTGGTCGTGGATGACCTGGAGCGGGCCTATCTCCCCGGTGGGGGTCTTGAGGTGGTGGAGCGTGACGGCGAGGTCGCCGGCCTCTCCGCCCACGTACAGGACGCTGCCCGCGCCGGAGACGATGTGCGTGGAGCCGTACACCCGGTCCAGGGTGGGCTTCTGGGCGCGCGGTGTGCCCTCGCCGGCCTTGCGCTGGTGGTGCAGTTCCAGGACCTCGACCCCTTCGCGCATGGCCCGTTGGCGGGCGTTGTTGTACGCGACGCCGAGGGCGTCGTCGACCAGGGTGCTCACCGCGTCCTTCAGGCTGTCGATCACGATCGTGTCGGCCCCGTGGGCATTGGCGAGGTCGGCAAGGAGGTCGGGCTCCTTGTCGAGCGTCGCGGGCAGCGGGCCCTGCCAGACGGCCAGCCCGTCGCGCAACCGCGTCTCGTGCTCGGGCTTGATGCGGCGGGCCAGGGCGCGGGCGATCTGCTTGTACCGGTCCAGCGCCAGGTACAGCACCCGCTTGCCCGGTGCGACCGGCATGTCCAGGACGCTGTCGGCCAGGCCCAGGCGGGCGAAGATCACCTGGTGCGCGAGGGTCGTCTTGCCGACGCCGGGAGCGCCGACGATCATCAGGCTCTCCCCGGAGGACCAGGCGGTCTGCTCGCGGGTGCCCCACAGCGGGTCGGTGTCGGCACCGGATTCGGTGACGAAGCTCCACCCGTCGGTTATGAACCGGGATAGCCGTCCCTGTCCGGACGCCAGGGCGCGCTCGCCCTCGGCGCGGACCTCGGCCGCGACCTCGCTGCGGATCGAGTCGGGGTCGGCGCCCGGCTCCATAGTCCGCTGCACGGTGCGCATGCCGGAGGCGCGCAGGCGCCGCAGGTCCGCCTTCCTCCGCACGATCCCGGCGTAGTGGATCGCGCCGCCGACCGAAGGTGTGGCCTGCGCGAGTTGGTGGAGGTAGGACGCGCCTCCGATGCGATTCAGGTCGTCCTGCTCCCGCAGCCGGTCGGCGAGCACGATCGGGTCGGTCGGCTTGTCCTCGCTGCGCAGGGCCAGGATCGCCCGCC harbors:
- a CDS encoding DnaB-like helicase N-terminal domain-containing protein yields the protein MDDPAPNPPHLAATDMTAVPPYDSDAEAAVLGACMFSADIIDAVRNLLEGPDFYRPAHETVWRAILALRSEDKPTDPIVLADRLREQDDLNRIGGASYLHQLAQATPSVGGAIHYAGIVRRKADLRRLRASGMRTVQRTMEPGADPDSIRSEVAAEVRAEGERALASGQGRLSRFITDGWSFVTESGADTDPLWGTREQTAWSSGESLMIVGAPGVGKTTLAHQVIFARLGLADSVLDMPVAPGKRVLYLALDRYKQIARALARRIKPEHETRLRDGLAVWQGPLPATLDKEPDLLADLANAHGADTIVIDSLKDAVSTLVDDALGVAYNNARQRAMREGVEVLELHHQRKAGEGTPRAQKPTLDRVYGSTHIVSGAGSVLYVGGEAGDLAVTLHHLKTPTGEIGPLQVIHDHERGTTRVDPALDPVEILRGRPDGLTVRELALIQSGENNPDRAATEKARRTLDRLVKTGLAVKAEGAAGGSGGGQQARYRASVRHIGAVS